In the Hydrogenobacter sp. genome, one interval contains:
- a CDS encoding LptF/LptG family permease produces the protein MLWSFLAWKVFKLSILVSFAFSLAFMLFQFLRIDKMILSLPLSETLPFLVLWISYSLFYFMPTSMLISSSVIFFELKESKRLHIIESFGVSTYRAYSKVLVRFIPVFVSFLVASFMLCEEDVSFVRRYLTYKYYVSVFYSMPEKTFSTFGDVTFYVDKRKDNYLSDVFFKKDDSLVMAKDAKLSDDSIIFINGSALVKEGDKFYLTAFSKYTINLEKFVNVERKKDNVKRDRILNFINASLSPMLMTLGFLISRIRLDSSTKLYYLIGIVSILYQFFLVILKSAL, from the coding sequence ATGCTGTGGAGCTTTTTAGCTTGGAAGGTGTTTAAACTCTCAATTCTTGTCAGTTTTGCATTCTCTCTTGCCTTTATGCTCTTTCAGTTTCTTAGGATTGATAAAATGATCCTATCCCTTCCTTTGAGCGAAACTCTACCCTTTTTGGTACTTTGGATATCTTACTCTCTCTTTTACTTTATGCCTACATCTATGCTCATAAGCTCCTCCGTCATTTTCTTTGAATTGAAAGAGAGTAAAAGGCTTCACATAATAGAGTCTTTTGGTGTATCCACTTATCGCGCATACTCAAAAGTACTTGTAAGATTTATTCCAGTATTTGTATCCTTTCTTGTTGCTTCTTTCATGCTTTGCGAAGAGGACGTATCCTTTGTAAGAAGATACTTAACATACAAGTATTACGTAAGCGTATTTTACTCAATGCCAGAAAAAACTTTTTCCACTTTTGGGGACGTAACTTTTTACGTAGATAAGCGAAAGGACAATTATTTGAGTGATGTATTTTTCAAAAAAGATGACAGCTTAGTGATGGCAAAAGATGCAAAGCTGAGCGATGACTCTATAATTTTTATAAACGGAAGCGCACTTGTGAAAGAAGGGGACAAATTTTATTTGACAGCTTTTTCTAAGTACACAATAAACCTTGAGAAGTTTGTAAATGTAGAAAGAAAAAAGGATAACGTAAAAAGGGATCGGATACTCAACTTTATAAACGCTTCCCTCTCCCCTATGCTTATGACTTTAGGTTTTCTAATATCAAGGATAAGGTTGGATAGCTCTACCAAGCTATATTACCTCATAGGTATAGTGTCTATACTCTATCAGTTCTTTCTTGTGATACTAAAATCCGCACTTTGA